The DNA region TCATGCTCCACGACGATAACGGTGTTACCAATGTCGCGCAGGTTGTGCAGGATGTTGATTAACCGATGATTGTCGCTCGGATGCAACCCGATGCTCGGTTCATCCAGCACATAGAGCGTGCCGACCAACGAAGCGCCTAAGTTCGTCGCCAGTTGAATGCGCTGCGACTCGCCGCCAGACAGCGTCGAAGAGAGCCTGTCCAGAGTGAGGTAATCGAGGCCAACCTCGACGAGCACAGATAACCGATGATTGATTTCGCTCAACAGGCGTTCGGCAATGGCCGCTTGTTCGGGCTCCAGCGTTAGCCGCTGGAAGAATTCCCAGCACTGCCGAATGCTCATGGCGCAGACCTCAGGCAGTGTTTTGCCACCAACCTTGATGTTCAAAGCCTCGGACTTCAGGCGGGTTCCATGACAATCCGGACACGTTGCGTAGCCACGGTACTTGCTAAGAAACACTCGAACGTGGACTTTATATTTCTTCGTCTCTAACCAGTCAAAGAACCCACGAACACCGCCATAGTTTCGACTACCGTTAAAAATCAAGTGCTGTTGCTGTTTGGTGAGCTTTGCAAACGGCACGTTGGTTGGGATGCCTTGGTTGTAACAAAACGCTAACAATTCCGACTGCGCCCATTCAAATTGAGGCTTGCTGAATGGCTCGATTGCGCCTTCGGCAATCGAAAGGGCTGGATTTGGAACGACCAAGTCAGGATCAAAGGTGATGATGTTGCCGAACCCTTGACACGTTGGGCACGCGCCATAGGCGCTGTTGAAACTGAACAAGCGCGGCTCCGGCGTAGCGTATTTAATGTCGCAGGTTTTGCACTCAAACGCTTCTGAGAACCGCCAGCGTTGATGACCGTCGCCGACCGTTTGGATCAGGGCCGTCCCCTGGCCTTCGCGGTAGCATAGCTCCAGCGAATCAATTAACCGCGAACGCATGTCAGGGGTAACAACTAAGCGGTCTACAACAACAAAAACATCATCAAGCGCCGCAAACGGAGCTGCATCAATCGAAGTGAGTTCGATCATCTGCCCGTCGCGATAAAAGCGAGTGAACCCACGTTGCATGAGACTCATCAGGTGAGCCTGAACTCTGAGCCGTTGACCATCAGCTTGGCCGGCGCGTTTCTTGCTCTCGGTCGAACTGGGCATGCCAGCAGCCGCCGGGAAGAGCACCAGAAAGCGCGTCTCGGCAGGCAACGCGCTGACGCGGTCAGCAATACTCTCTGGGTTGTCGCAGGTCACAACCTGTCCACATTTTCGACAAATCGTGACACCAACGCGAGCAAACAACAGTCGTAGGAAATCATACAGCTCCGTCTGCGTGGCGACCGTTGAGCGCGGATTTCGAGGCGGCGATTTCTGCTGAATCGCGATGGCTGGACAGATGCCGATCACTTCGTCAACATCGGGTTTATCCATTCGCTCCAGAAACTGCCGCGCATACGATGAAAGCGACTCGACATACCGCCGTTGACCTTCAGCATAGATCGTATCAAACGCTAGACTGGATTTTCCTGAACCCGACACGCCAGTAATCACAGTCAACTTGTTCAGCGGGATTTCGACCGTCACGTTCTTCAGGTTGTGAACACGCGCGCCTTTGACAATGATTGCTTTTTCGCTCATAGCAGAAACAGCCAAGTTTAGCCGACCGACACGTGGGAAGCAATCGGCAGCCAAGGTAATAGCGACGTGACAAGAATCGTCTCGCGACAGCCTTCAAGAGAATTCCCCATGAGCCTCGTGCTCGCCACGAAGGATGAAAAGAGAAGAATTCTTTCGTGGCGTTCGCGTGTTTCGTAGGCTATTTTTTCGGCGAAAGCGCCTATGTGCGACGGTGCGCCACAATAAAAGTGAAGTCCGGAGATCGCAGCGTCTACTGAGAGCCTTCTGCCCTCTCTGGGTCCTCTGTGGTCATTTCAGGGGCGTGTGCGACTCGGCGCTCAGTTCAATGGACGGTCTCTGTCGTTGAGCAGTTCTTGATTGAGTTGGCGTTCTTTTTGGCGGATTTCGCGTCGCAATCGTCTCAGTTCGAGTTGCCGCGCTTGCAGGTTTCTGAATTTTTCAATTTGTTCGGGCGTCAAAATAGCGCGAAACGCACGTTCCGATTCGGCCTCAGCTTGCATCAATTCTTGTTGTTTGTCCAGCACCTGACGCATGCGCTGCTCGACTAGCTTCTGGTCGTAAGGTTCATTGAATAGCGCCTGAACGTATGCGTCTCGTCGTTCTTCCAGCTCGTCGCGCAGTTGCGCGTTGCGCAGTCCGAACCGTTGATGAAGGCGTCGCACTTTTTGCATTTGCTCTCGCGAGAGTCCAAGCGCGCGCAACAGTTGAATGCGGTCTGGTCCCTGTGCCATCAAGTCTCGCTCCACCGGGAGGCGAGCCTCAATCGGTGGCTTCTGAACAGGCACTGGTTCGCCCTCCAAATGATCGTCCAGTTCCCCCTGTGGCTCTCGTTGAGCGAGTCGTTCTTGGCGCTGCTGTTGTCTGAGCGCCTTCAAACCCTGCTGAGGCGGGGCTGCCAACGTCGGAGGTGTGCTCCCTGCGATCAAGAGGCTGCTGCTCAACAGGGCAACCATGCTCACGATGATTATGATGGAACGTTGCATAACACCCTTTCGCCTCCTTCAATCAATACCCGTTCCCATTGCTCCCCCCCAGCAGGTCGGTCAATGTGGTATAGGAACGCTGGGTTTGATTAGTTAACTCGTACAACTGATCAGCCTGTTCTTGACGCAGCATTGTGGCCAGCTTGATGAGCCTTTGTTGGTGTTCCGCTCGCATGGCGTTGGCCAAGGCTGCCAATTGGGCGGCCAGCTTCTGCTCGCGTATCTGTTCAGTTTGTTCGATTGCCGCGGTGACGATGGCCTTCACTTGATCTTCAGTCAAGGCTGCCGGCGCCGTTGGCGTCCGCTGTAGCACATTGGCGCCCGCCGTTGTCGTGTTCGACCTTGGAGGCAACAAGCTGGCGCTGAACTCAAAGCCGCCCTGCGCGTTGGTTGCCACTCGCACGTTGAACAAAGCCAACAACAACATGGTCGCGGCTGCCGCAGTGGCCAACTTGAGCCAGATGGGAAATGTGCGGAACGCATCGAGCCAGCTTTGCTTGGGCTGAATCGCCACTGTGATATGCGGCACGCCTTCCAGTGGCCATGAGGCGAGCGCTTGTTTCACTTGACGAAAATCGGCCACATCCCGCTGGCAGGGCGGACAGGCCGCCAGATGCTGCTCAAACGCGCGAGCCTCCTCTGGCTGCATTTCGTCGTATAGATAACTCATCACCAGTTCTCGATGTTCATTGGTCATCATAGGTCTCTCACATACTCCCTTTAGATGGCATCTCGGAATACGGCCAGTCGCTGCCGAAGTTGATCCAATCCGGTATACAGTCGCGTCTTGGCCGTGCTGACAGGGATGTTGAGAACTTCAGCAATTTCTTGGAATGTCATCCCCTCATACTCTTTCATGATAATCACCTGCCGCATCTCATGCGGCAGCG from Blastocatellia bacterium includes:
- the uvrA gene encoding excinuclease ABC subunit UvrA encodes the protein MSEKAIIVKGARVHNLKNVTVEIPLNKLTVITGVSGSGKSSLAFDTIYAEGQRRYVESLSSYARQFLERMDKPDVDEVIGICPAIAIQQKSPPRNPRSTVATQTELYDFLRLLFARVGVTICRKCGQVVTCDNPESIADRVSALPAETRFLVLFPAAAGMPSSTESKKRAGQADGQRLRVQAHLMSLMQRGFTRFYRDGQMIELTSIDAAPFAALDDVFVVVDRLVVTPDMRSRLIDSLELCYREGQGTALIQTVGDGHQRWRFSEAFECKTCDIKYATPEPRLFSFNSAYGACPTCQGFGNIITFDPDLVVPNPALSIAEGAIEPFSKPQFEWAQSELLAFCYNQGIPTNVPFAKLTKQQQHLIFNGSRNYGGVRGFFDWLETKKYKVHVRVFLSKYRGYATCPDCHGTRLKSEALNIKVGGKTLPEVCAMSIRQCWEFFQRLTLEPEQAAIAERLLSEINHRLSVLVEVGLDYLTLDRLSSTLSGGESQRIQLATNLGASLVGTLYVLDEPSIGLHPSDNHRLINILHNLRDIGNTVIVVEHDAEMMRAADWLIDLGPGAGASGGHVIFQGPVAAAERAADSLTGRYLSGQLRIPIPSRRRLPRPGVALRIKGACANNLKNIDLDIPLGLFVCITGVSGSGKSTLMSDVIYANLMRQRGEWDRAVGAVRSVEGIRFLDDIVMVDQSPIGRTPRSNPATYTKAYDGIREAFASTREAKARGLTPAHFSFNVPGGRCETCKGDGTVTIEMQFLADVELVCEECRGTRFQASILDIHYKGLNIAEVLNLTVRDAMKVFADSPRVSDRLALLEEVGLGYLRLGQSATTLSGGEAQRIKLASYLARTEQKRALYLFDEPTTGLHFDDINRLLQAFKRLLDTGASIIVIEHNLDVIKCADWIIDLGPGGGDAGGFVVAQGPPEEIVKASASLTGKFLAPMLSLT
- a CDS encoding periplasmic heavy metal sensor; this translates as MQRSIIIIVSMVALLSSSLLIAGSTPPTLAAPPQQGLKALRQQQRQERLAQREPQGELDDHLEGEPVPVQKPPIEARLPVERDLMAQGPDRIQLLRALGLSREQMQKVRRLHQRFGLRNAQLRDELEERRDAYVQALFNEPYDQKLVEQRMRQVLDKQQELMQAEAESERAFRAILTPEQIEKFRNLQARQLELRRLRREIRQKERQLNQELLNDRDRPLN
- a CDS encoding zf-HC2 domain-containing protein, yielding MMTNEHRELVMSYLYDEMQPEEARAFEQHLAACPPCQRDVADFRQVKQALASWPLEGVPHITVAIQPKQSWLDAFRTFPIWLKLATAAAATMLLLALFNVRVATNAQGGFEFSASLLPPRSNTTTAGANVLQRTPTAPAALTEDQVKAIVTAAIEQTEQIREQKLAAQLAALANAMRAEHQQRLIKLATMLRQEQADQLYELTNQTQRSYTTLTDLLGGSNGNGY